CGCCTGCCCCGACCAGGGGGCGAAGCTTTCCAGCCAGGGACCCCATTCCAGGTCGCCCGGCGCGACCTCGCAGGCCCCGGGCGCAAGTCCGTAGGCGCCCGCGACTTCCTGGGGCGTGCGGACGCTGAGGATCCGGACCCCCTCCGGAACCGCGGGGCGGAGGCTGGCCAGCAGGTCGGCGTGGATGACCAATACCCGGGCCCCGCAGTCCTTCAGGATATAGTCCGCCTCATCCAGGGTGCAGTGCCAGTTCACGGCGACGGGAAAGGCTCCGAGGATGCCGGCAGCCTGGCCGATCTCGAAGAAGGCGAATTCGTTCCTCAGGCAGAAGGCGACGGCGTCGCCCTCCTTCACCCCCAGGCTTTCCAGACCGGAGGCGGCCTTCAGGGCGCGTTCCCGGATCGCCTCGGCCGTCGTCTCGCGATCGCCGCACCACAGCTTGCCCATGGCGGTCTCCTCCCTTTTCCGGGGATGCAATCACGACAGGGGCGGGGTGAACAGCCTTCGAATTGAACCCCCGGGCGCGAGGCCTGGCCCCGAGGTGGACGCCGCCTCCCCGGGCGTGCGAGGTTCGGTGCCTGCAAACCCCGCCCGTCGCGGGGGAAGAGGAGTGGGGCCATGGCTCAACGCATCACGTCACCTTTCGGGACCTTCTCCACGGCCCGGGAGGTTGTTTCCGGCCAGGACCTGTCCGGGCGGACGGTGCTCATCACCGGGGCGGCGACGGGCATTGGCGTCGAGACGGCCCGGGCCCTGGCCGAGGCGGGCGCCGAGGTGGTGATCGCCGCCCGCAAGCCGGACCTGGCGGCACAGGCTGTCGCGGACATCAACCGGACGGCGACCGGCCCCGGCGCGCGGTTCGAGATGCTGGACCTCTCTCGCCTGGACTCGGTGCGGGAACTGGGCGCCCGGTGGGGCGATCGCCCTCTGCACCTCCTCATCAACAACGCCGGGGTGATGGCTTGTCCGCTGGACCGCACCGCCGACGGCCTGGAGATGCAGGTCGGCACCAACCACTTCGGCCACTTCCTGCTGGGCGTCCTCCTGGCGCCCGCGCTCGAGCGGGGCGCCCAGGCGCGCGGCGCGCCCTCGCGCCTGGTCAGCCTGTCCTCGATCGGTCACCGCCGCTCCGACATCGTCTGGGACGACATCCATTACCGGACCCGCCCCTACGAGAAGTGGGGAAGCTACGGCCAGGCGAAGACCGCTAACAGCCTCTTCGCGGTTGGTTTCAACCGCCGGTTCGCCGGTCGGGGGATCAACGCCAATGCGGTGATGCCCGGCGGGATCATGACCCCCCTCCAGCGGCACATGGCCCGCGAGGAGATGGTCGCCATGGGATGGATCGATCCCGAGACCGGCGCTGCGCGGGAGGGCTTCAAGACGCCGGAGCAGGGCGCCTCCACCAGCATCTGGGCGGCCGTTGGGCCGGAACTGGAAGGGATCGGCGGCCTCTACCTGGAGAACTGCGCCGAGGCTGCGCCCTGGTCGGCGGAGGCCCCCATGGCGGGGGTCATGCCCTACGCCCTTGATCCCGAGAGCGCCGAACGGCTCTGGACCGTCTCCGCCGAGACGACCGGCGCCGGGGCGCAGGCCTGATATTGATGCAGGCAATCGTACGAATGGAAAGAATCGATTTGCCCGATGGAGCTCGACTTCCTACCTAGGCTTCAAGACGCTCCGGGCTTCCCGGCGGCGAGAGCTAAAGGGAAGCAACATGTCCTCATCCGAAGGCAAGTGCCCGTTCGGCCATGGCGGCCGGACCAATGTGAGCATCCAGTCCAACGCGCACTGGTGGCCCAACCGTCTGAACCTCAAGATCCTGAGCCAGCGTTCGGCGAAGGTCGACCCGATGGACCCGGGCTTCGACTACGCGGAGGCGTTCAAGAAGCTCGACCTGGCGGCGGTCAAGAAGGACCTGACCGCCCTGATGACCGAATCCAAGGATTGGTGGCCGGCGGACTGGGGTCACTATGGCCCGCTGTTCATCCGCATGACCTGGCACAGCGCCGGCACCTACCGGATCTCCGACGGCCGCGGCGGCGGCGGCACGGGCAACCAGCGGTTCGCCCCGATCAACTCCTGGCCGGACAACGGCAACCTCGACAAGGCCCGTCGCCTCCTGTGGCCGATCAAGAAGAAGTACGGCAACAGCCTGTCCTGGGCTGACCTGATGATCCTGGCCGGCAACGTCGCCATGGAGTCCATGGGCTTCAAGACCTTCGGCTTCGCTGGCGGCCGCGCCGACATCTGGGAGCCTGAAGAGGACATCAACTGGGGACCCGAGGCCGAATGGCTCGGCGACAACCGCTATTCCGGCGACCGTGAGCTGGCCCAGCCCCTCGGGGCGGTCCAGATGGGCCTGATCTACGTCAACCCGCAGGGCCCGAACGGCAACCCCGATCCCGTCGCCTCCGGCCGGGACGTGCGCGAGACCTTCGCCCGCATGGCCATGAACGACGAGGAGACTGTCGCACTCGTCGCCGGGGGCCACACCTTCGGCAAGGCCCACGGCGCCGGCCCCGACTCCCATGTCGGCCCCGAGCCCGAGGGCGCCCCGATGGAGGCCGCGGGTTTCGGCTGGCTCAGCACCCACGGTTCCGGCAAGGCCGGCGACGCCATCACCAGCGGCATCGAAGGCGCCTGGAAGCCCAACCCGACCAAGTGGGACAACGGCTACTTCGACATGCTGTTCGGCTATGAGTGGGAACTCGTGAAGAGCCCGGCCGGCGCAAATCAGTGGCGGGCCAAGGACGTGCGCCCCGAGCACATGATCCCCGACGCCCACGATCCGTCGGTCAAGCACGCCCCGATGATGACGACTGCGGACCTCTCCTTGCGGTTCGATCCCATCTACGAGCCGATCTCCCGCCGGTTCCACAAGGACCCGCAGGCCTTCGCCGACGCCTTCGCCCGCGCCTGGTTCAAGCTGACCCACCGCGACATGGGCCCGCGCGCCCGCTATCTCGGCCCGGAAGTTCCGGCCGAGGTCCTGATCTGGCAGGACCCGGTTCCGGCCGTCGACCACCCCCTGGTTGACGCCTCCGACATCGCGGCCCTGAAGGCCGAGGTTCTGGCCTCAGGCCTGGCCATCCCCGAGCTGGTCAGCACCGCCTGGGCCTCCGCCTCGACCTTCCGCGGGTCCGACAAGCGGGGCGGCGCCAACGGCGCCCGCATCCGCCTCGCCCCGCAGAAGGACTGGGAAGCCAACCAGCCGGCCCAGCTCTCGCGGGTCCTCGAGGCCCTCGAAGGCGTCCGCGCGCGCTTCAACGCCGCCCAGAAGGGCGGCAAGAAGATCTCTCTGGCCGACCTGATCGTCCTCGCCGGCTCCGCGGCGGTCGAGTCTGCGGCCAAGGCCGCCGGCCAGTCCATCACCGTGCCCTTCACCCCGGGCCGGACGGATGCGACGGCCGAGCAGACCGACGCAGACTCCTTCGCCGTGCTCGAGCCCCGGGCCGACGGCTTCCGCAACTATCGCGGCGCCGGCGTCACGGCGCCCGGCGAGGAACTGCTGGTCGACAAGGCCCAGCTCCTGACCCTGACGGCTCCGGAGATGACCGCCCTGGTCGGCGGCCTGCGGGTGCTCGGCGCCAACCACGGCGGCGCGGCTCACGGGGTCTTCACGGACCGCGTCGGCGTCCTGTCCAACGACTTCTTCGTCCGCGTCCTGGACATGGATGTCGCCTGGACCCCCGCCGGTGATGACCTCTTCGAGGGTCGCGACCGGTCGACCGGCAAGGTCGTCCGCACCGCCACCCGCGCCGACCTGGTCTTCGCCTCCAACTCCGAGCTGCGCGCCCTGGCCGAGGTCTACGCCCAGGACGACGCCGCCGGGAAGTTCACGGCCGACTTCGTGAAGGCCTGGACCAAGGTGATGGAGCTGGACAGGTTCGACCTCGCCTGATCCCCGTCGGGAAGCTTCAGTCGATCCGGGCGCTCAACCTCAGGTCGGGGACGAGCACCCGGATCGGCATGAAGCCCTGGGTCAGCCAGCGGGGCTCGGCCACGAAGTCGGCATAGACGTCCTCGGGCGTGCAGGCGGCCTCGCCCAGCAGCCGGATGACACCGCGGCAGACGTACTCGAGGCGGGGGCGCGACGTCACGGTGATCGGTGCGGGAACGACCTGGAGCGTGCCCGCGAGATACCGGATCTCGTAGTTCTGGCTGGTCAGGCCCGAGGGCAGGATCTCGTAGGTGCCGATCTGCACGGCGCCCTGGCTGGGGCCCGTGAAGACCACCTCGCCGTTCAGCACGGTAGGGGTGTCCTGCCCGGCGAGGCCTGAGACCGTAACCGTGGTCCCGCCGGTAAAGGGTTTTCCGTCGAAGCTCTTGGTCACGGGATCGGCGGCGACCGTCGCCAGGGCCTTGGCGATGCTGAGCCGGCCCGCGACAAAGCGGATGTCGTAGTTCGGGCTGGAGAGCCCGGAGACCGTGATGTCATACGTCCCGGCGTTGACCGCGCCCTGCGAGGCGCCCCCGAAGACAAGGGACCCGCTGAGATCCGCCAGGGTGTCGCGGGCCGCCAGGCCGTCCGCGGTGGCGCTGCCTCCGCTGTAGGCCGTGGCGTCGTAGGTCCGGCTGACGTCCCGCGCCGTAATGTTCAGCGGAGCCGGGCGAATGACCAGGGCCCCACGCTCAAACCGGATCACGTAGTTCGGGCTGGAGAGCCCGGAGACCGTGATGTCATACGTCCCGGCGTTGACCGCGCCCTGCGAGGATCCCCCGAAGGCAAGGGTCCCGCTGAGATCCGCCAGGGTGTCGCGGGCCGCCAAGCCCTGGAGAACCACGCTGCCGCCGCTGAAGGCCGTGCCGTCGTAGGTCCGGCTGACATCCCGGGGCGTGATGGTCAGGGCTGCCGGGCGGATCGTCAGGCCAGCGTCTTCGAAGCGGATCGCGTAGTTCCGGCTGGTCAGGCCCGAGGCGGTCTGGACGTAGTCACCGGCGTTGACGGCGCCCTGCGCCGAGCCGCCAAGGACCAGGGCCCCGCCAAGGACCGATGGCGTCTCGCCGCTCGCGAAGCCGGCATAGGTCACGGCGCCGCCGCTGAACGCCGCGCCGTCATAGGTGCGGTTCACGGGAAGGACCCGGACCACCAGCGGGGCGGGCGTCACGGTCAAGGTTCCGGGCAGGAAGGTGATCCTGTAGTTCGGGCTGGACAGCCCCCCGGGCAGGATCTGGTAGGCGCCCACATCGACGGCGCCCACGAAGGAACCCGAATAGGTCAGGGCGCCTGTAAGGTTCGAGAGGCTGTCTCCATTCATCCATCCGGTGACGTCCACGCCGGCTCCGGTCGGGAGCACCCGGCCGTCATAGACCTTGGAGAGGTTGCGGGCCTGCACCGTCAGTACGGCCTTGTCGACGGTCAGCACACCGGACGAACGGAACTGCAGGACATAGCCGGCCGGCGCAGACAGACTGCCCCGCGCCGTCAGGATCGCATACTCCCCGTATCCGGCGCTGGCGGGGGAGCCGTCCGAGAAGACATGCGGGGTCCCTGTCACCGTCGATCCCAGGGCGTCGCCCAGGAAGGCGCCGCTCACCCCGGCCTCCAGGCCCTGCACGGTATAGCTCGTCGCGACCGCCGCCGAGACGTCCACGCCGAACGACTTGGCCATCGAGACCGAGTCGATGGTCAGGGTCGGGACATGGGTGAAGGCATAGCGGTTTCCGGCTTCGGGCACGGGAGCCAGGGCGACGCGGCCCCACAGCGCGGCCTTCTGGCTGTCGAGGCCGCCAAAACGGTTGTCTGCGGGCCTCTGGGAATAGATGAGCCAGCGTCCGGCCGGGGTTGTGACCGCGCCGGCCCCGGCGTCGTTCAGGAAATTCCGGTCCGCGGCGAGTACGACCGCGTCGCCGGTCGCCGCTGAGTTCAGGACGGCCATGGGCGCGAGGACCAGGTCGGATCCTGCGCCCGCCGCCCGCAGGCGGATCATGTCCGTGGCCTGGATGGATCCCGCCGAGAGGGAGCGGGCATTGACCAGCGAGACGCCGCCAATGGTCCCGGTCGCCGAGATGGCGTCCACCTGGTTGGGGCCATCGAGGTCCACATGGCCCGGCCCGGCCAGGGCCAGGGTCGCAGCGCTGACGACGCCGGAGCCCTCGAGCCGGGCGTCGGCGCCCACGCGGACGGAGGCGGCCCCGCCGACCGGGGACCAGGAGCCGTCGAGCTCGACCTTGCCGGCGTCGACCTTGAGTTGCCCGCCAAAGGTATTCGCACCGCTCAGGGTCAGGACGGAGGTCGCGCTGGTGTCCTTCACCACCGATCCCGTCCCGGAGATCACGCCCGACAGCACCTGGTCCGCGCTCGAGGCGAACTGGAGCACGCCGTTGTTCGCCAGGTCGCCGGCATAGGCCCCGCCGCCCAGCACGCTTCCCCCGCCGATCTTCAGCGTCCCCGCGTCGATCGTGATGGGACCGGTCAGCGTGTTCACGCCCGTGAGGGTCAGGACCGCGACGGCGTCCGTGTCCTTGACCAGGGCCCCGGCCCCGGAAAGGGCGCCGGAGAAGGTCTGGTCGACTGTGGAGCTGTAGCGCAGGGTCCCGGCGTTGCTGATCGCCCCGGCATAGGTCCCGCCGCCCAGGGCGCCCGCGCCGGAGAAGCGGAGCTCCCCCTCGGCGATGGTGAGCCCGCCGGTGAACCCGCTGTTCGCGGTCAGGGACAGGGTCCCCGCGCCCAGCTTCGTCAGGCTCGTCCCGGCGCCCGACAGGCCGCCCGCCCAGGTCACGGCCTGGCCGTTGGTGTCGATGCGCACGAGCTGGCCGCCCGTGGAGAGGATGCGGGCGGAGTAGTCGACCGTGTTCGCGGCGCCGTGCCTCAGCGTCCCGCCGGAGAAGGCGAGGGCGCCGGACGGGCCGAGGGCGCCGGCTGAGCCCAGCTGCACGAACCCGGCGCCGAAGGTCGTCGCGCCGGTGTAGGTGTTGGCGCCGCTGAGGGTGAGGACCGAGGCGGCGCTGGTATCCTTGGCGAGGCCGCCGGCGCCCGAGATCACGCCCGAGAGGACCTGATCCGCCGTGGAGCTGTAGCGCAGGATACCCGCATTGCTGATCGCCCCGCCGTAGGCCCCCGAGCCCAGGCTTCCTGCGCCGCCGATCTTCAGCTCGCCCGCCGTGATCGTGGTGCCGCCCGTGTAGGTCTGGACGCCCGTCAGGGTCAGGACGCCGGCCGCCGATTTCTGCAAGGCTCCGTCACCGGCGATCACCCCGGCATAGGTCTGGGCCGCCGTGTTGGCGTAGTCCAGCAGGGTCCCGGTCGCCAGGTTGAGGGTCGGGGTGCTGTTCGAGCCCACGAGGCGAAGGGTCCCGGCCGAGAGGGTGGTGGCGCCGGTATAGGTGTTGTTGCCCGACAGGATGAGGGTGCTTGCGCCGCCGGTGTCCTTCACCAGGGTCCCGGTCCCGGAAATCACGCCCGAAAGGGTCTGGCCGGCCGTCGAGCTGAACTGGAAGACGCCCGAATTGCTGATGGCCCCGGCATAGGTCCCGTTCCCTAGGACGCCGGCGGCGCCGATGCGCAGGGTCCCCGCGCCTATGGTCGTGGCGCCGGTGTAGGTGTTGGCGCCCGTCAGGGTCAGGGTCGAGGCGTTCGTGTCCTTGACAAGCGTCCCGCTGCCCGAGATCACGCCGGAGAGGGTCTGGTCCGCCGAGCTTGAGTAGCGCAGCGTCCCCGAGTTGGTGATGTTCCCGGCATAGGCGCCGCCCGCCAGGGTCGTCGCATCGGCGAACTGCAGGGTCCCGGTGTTGACCGTGATCGGTCCGGTGAAGGTGTTCGCGCCCCGGAGGATCAGGGTCCCGGCGGTGTTCTTGACGAGGCCGACCGTGCCGGCGCCGTTCTCGATCACCCCCGAGAAGTCGCCGCTTGCGATACTGATGCTTCTACTTCCCGCGAAACTGGAGGTCACGCGACCGGAGCCCGACAGGACGCCGATGTCCGGGTAGCTGCAGTTACAATAAAAATCGAAGATGCCCGCGGGGCCGAGCACAAGGTTATTGGCGACGAAGTTGCTTGAACCCACGAAGAGGGTCCCGGCGTTCACGATGAGGGGGCCTGTCAGGCCAATTGTATTGTTGAGGGTGAGGCTGGAGGTCGAAGTATCCTTGATGAATGTCCCGGCGCCGCTGACGTTGCCAGATAACTGGAGGTTGGCGCTTGTGCTGGAGCGGAAGGTTCCAGCGGCGCCGATAACAAGATTGCCTCCGGAGCGGGTGCCAGCCCCGCCCAGGATGAACTCTCCCGCGTTGACCGTCAGGGTGCCCGCTGTATAGGCGCCGGTGAGGGTGACCTTCGATCCGGCGATGTCCTTGGTGAAAGGCCCGCCCGAAATGGTCCCGGACAGGGTCTGATCAGCAGAGGAGCTGTAGCGGAAGGAAGAGGAGCCGCCGATGACGATATTCCCGGCATACGTCCCGCCGCCCAAAACCCCGGCTCCGCCGATCGTGAGCACCCCATAGCCGCCGAGGGTGGTGGGGCCGGTATAGGTGTTCACGCCGGTCAGGGTCAGGCTGCCGCCGACGCCGCCGGTGTAGTTGAGGCCGCCCGCCCCGGAGATCACGCCGGAGAGGGTCTGGGCCGCGCTGGTCTGGGGGTCGAAGACGGCGCCCGAGGCGATGGCGATGTTGCCGGCGTAGGCCCCGCCGCCGAGCGTGCCGGAGCCGGAAAGTGCAAGCAGCCCGGCATTGACGTTGATCCCGCCGGTGAAGGTGTTGGCGCCCGTCAGGAACTGGTTTCCGTTCCCCGCCTTGGCCAGGGACAGGGCCGAGGCGCCGTCCTGGAGCACGCCCGCAAAGGTCTGGTTGCCCGCACTAAGATTGATGGTGAGGGTGGCGGGGGCGGCGCCATTGTTCGTCACCACGCCGTTCCCGGTGAGGTGGCCGATTGGGCTGGCATAGCCATTCACGTCGAGGGCGCCGCCGCTATTGACGTTCATGGCTGAGCCGGTGCTGAAGGCATTGGCCGCCCCGGCCCTCAGGACGCCTGCGCTGACGGTCGTGGCGCCCATGAAGGTGGCCGTCCCGCTGCCCGCCAGCGTCAGGGTCGAGGCCCCCGTGTCCTTGGTCAGGGCCCCGGCCCCGGAGATCGCTCCTGAGAACACCTGGTCGGCCGAGGAGCTGTACCGAATGGCGCCGGCGGACCCCATTGAGATGGCGCCGGAATAGGTCCCTCCGCCCAGGACGCCGGCGCCGCCGAGCTGGATCGTCCCGGCGTTGCCCGCAATGCTGATCGTGCCGTTGAAGGTGTTGGCCCCGGTCAGGGTCAGCAGGGCCCCGATATTGGCGGTCTTGGCGAGGTCGCCCGTCCCGGAGATCACCCCGGACAGCACCTGGTTGGTGCTTGAGCCCGTGGAGAAGCCCGCCCCCGAGGCGATGGAGATCGCCCCGCTGTAGTTTCCACCCCCAAGGACGCCGGCGCCCGAGAGCCCGAGGTAGCCGCCTGTGATCGTGATGCCGCCGGTGAAGGTGCTGGCGCCGCTCAGCAGCTGGGTCCCGCCGCCGGTCTTGGCGAGGGACAGGGGGGAGGCGCCGTCCTGGAGCACGCCCGCAAAGGTCGAGGACCCAGAGCCATAGTTGATCGTCAGGGTACCGGGGGAGCCCCCATTGTTGGTCACCGTGCCGCCGCCGCCCAGGACGCCCGTCGTGACGGAGAAGCCGTTCACGTCCAGGATACCCGGTGCGTTGACGTTGGTGGTGGAGGCGCCGCTGATGCCGTTCGCCGCGCCGGCCCGGAGCGTCCCGGCGCTGACAGTCGTCGTTCCGGTCAGGCCGTTGGCGCCGGAGAGGGTGAGGATTGAGGCGCCGGTGTCCTTGGTGAAGGCTCCCGAACCCGTGATCACCCCGGACATGACCTGGTCTGCAGAGGAGCTGTACCGAAAGACCCCCGCATTTCCGATTGTAACCGCGCCGTTGTACACGCCGCCGCCGAGGACGCCGGCGCCGCCCACCTGGATCGTCCCGGCATTGGAGAGAATGGTGATGGCGCCGCCGAAGGTGTTGGCCCCCGTCAGAGAGAGCAGGGCCCCGCTGTTGGAGGTCTTGGTAATCTCGCCCGACCCGGAAATCACCCCAGACAGGACCTGGCTGACGCTGGAGCCGGTGGAGAAGACAGCGCCGGAGGCGATGGCGATCGCGCCTGCATAGTTTCCGCCGCCCAGGGTCCCCGCACCCGAGAGCCGGACCTCGCCCCCGGAGAGGCTCAGGTCCCCGGTGAAGGTGTTCGTGGCGGAAAGGGTCAGCACGCCGGCGCCCAGCTTCGTCAGGCTGGTGCCCGCCCCGGCGATGACCGAAGCGAAGGTCGGACTAAGCCCGTTTGTGTCGATCCGGATCGGCTGGTTACCGGTGGTCAGGAAGCGACCGGAGAAGTCCTGGCTGTTGCCGCTATACTGAAGAGTGCCGCCGGCGAACGAGATCGCACCGGTCGAGCCCAACGCATTGCCACTGGACACCCGCAGGGTTCCGGCGTTGAGGGCGGCGCCGCCTGTAAAGGTGTTGCCGGTTCCTGACAGGGTCAGCACGCTGGTCGCGCTGGTGTCCTTCACCACCGATCCCGCGCCTGAGATGAGGCCCGACAGCACCTGGTCCGCCGAGGAGCTGTAGCGCAGGGTTCCCGCATTGCTGATGGCGCCGGCGTAGGAACCGGAGTTCAGCTGCCCGGCGCCGCCGACCGCCAGGGTCCCGAGGGTGTTGGTGATGGCCCCGGTGAAGGTGTTCACCCCGGTCAGGGTCAGGGTCGAGGCGGCGTCGGTGTCCTTGATCAGTGCCCCGGCGCCAGAGATCACGCCCGAAAGGGTCTGGTTCACGCTGGAGCTGTAGCGCAGGGTCCCGGCGTTGCTGATGCCGGCGGCGTAGGTCCCCGCGCCCAGGGAGCCGGCGCCTCCGATCTTCAGCTCCCCCGCGGTGATGGTCGTGGCGCCAGTGTATCCGCTGGTCCCGCTCAGGGTCAGGGTTCCTGTCCCGAGCTTGTTGAGCGTCGTCCCCGCGCCGTCGAGCCCCGTGGCGTAGGTCACCGACTGGCCATTGGTGTCGATCCGCACCTGCTGGCCGCCCGTCGACAGGATCCGCGCCGAATGGTCCGCCAGGTTGTTGGCGCTGTGCTGCAGGGTCCCGCCGGAGAAGGCGAGGGCGCCGGACGAGCCGATCGCCCCTGCGGAGTTCAGGAGCAGGGTACCGGCCGCGAAGGTCACGCCGCCGGTGAAGGTGTTCGCGCCGCTGAGGGTCAGCACCCCCGCCGCCGACTTCTGCAGGGCGCCCGCCCCGGAGAGCACGCCGGCATAGGTCACGGCGCCGGCGTTGGCGTAGTCGAGCAGGGTTCCCGCCGCCATTGCGATCCCACTGGTGGCGTTCGTGGTCGTCAGGCGCAGGGTTCCCACGGAGAGGGTGGTGGCCCCGGTGTAGGTGTTGATCGCGGTCAGGGTGAGGGTAGAGGCGGCGGTCTCCTTCACCAGGGTTCCCGCGCCGGAGATCGCTCCCGACAGGGTCTGGTCGGCGCTGGAGGCGTACCTCAGCGTGCCGACGTTGCTGATCGCCCCGGCGTAGGTCCCGGAGCCCAGGCTCCCCGCGCCGCCGACTGTCAGGGTCCCCAGGGTGTTGGTGATGGCCCCGGTGAAGGTGTTGGTCCCCGTCAGGGTCAGGGTCGAGGCGGCGTCAGTGTCCTTGATGAGGGCCCCGGCCCCGGAGATCACCCCGGACAGGACCTGGTCAGCGCTGGAGCTATAGCGCAGCGTCCCCGCGTTGCTGATGTTTGCGGCGTAGGTCCCTCCGCCGAAGGTCCCGGCGCCCCCGATCTTGAGCTCGCCGGCGGTGATCGTGGTGGAGCCGGTGAAGGTGCTGGCGCCGCTGACGGTCAGGACCCCCGCCGCCGACTTCTGGAAGGCTCCGGCGCCGGCGATCACCCCGGCGTAGGTCTGGGCCGCTGTATTGGCGTAGTCCAGCAGGGTCCCGGTCGCCAGGTTGATGGTCGAGGTGGTGTTGGATCCGACCAGGCGCAGGGTTCCGGCCGAGACCGTTGTGGAGCCCACATAGTTGTTGTTCCCCGACAGGATGAGGGTGTTCGCCGAGGTGTCCTTGACCACCGACCCTGCGCCCGCAATGCCCCCGGACAGGGTCTGGGTCGCGCTTGAGCTGAACTGCAGTGTCGAGCCGGCGCCAATGCTGACCGCGCCGGCGTAAGACCCTGAACCAAGGCTGCCCGCGCCGCTGATCCGGAGGGTCCCGCCCCCGCCCAGCGTTGTGCCCCCCAGGTAGGTGTTCACGCCCGTCAGGTTGAGGGTGGAGGCGGCGGTGTCCTTCAACACGCTGCCGCCACCGGAGATCACCCCCGACAGGGTCTGGTCGGCGGAGCTTGAGTACCGAAACGTCCCCGAGACGGCGATTGCGCCGGCATAGTCCCCGTTGCCGAGGCTGCCCGAGCCGCCGATCTGCAGGGTCCCGGCGGAAACGGTCGTTCCGCCGGTGTAGGTGTTCGTCCCCGTGAGGGTCAGGGTCGAGCTGGCGCTCGTGTCCTTGGTGATGCTCCCGGCGCCGGAGATCACCCCCGAGAGGGTCTGGTTGGCGCTGGAGCCGTACTGGAAGGTCCCCACATTGCTGATGTCGCCGGCATAGCTTCCTCCGGCGAGGGAGCCTGAGCCGCTGATCCGCAGCGTCCCGGCGGTGATTGCGGTGTTTCCCGTGAAGGTGTTCAGGCCGGTCAGGGTCAGGACCCCGGCGGCCCCCTTGCGGAAGTCACCGGGACCGGAGATCACGCCGGC
The sequence above is a segment of the Phenylobacterium parvum genome. Coding sequences within it:
- a CDS encoding oxidoreductase, translated to MAQRITSPFGTFSTAREVVSGQDLSGRTVLITGAATGIGVETARALAEAGAEVVIAARKPDLAAQAVADINRTATGPGARFEMLDLSRLDSVRELGARWGDRPLHLLINNAGVMACPLDRTADGLEMQVGTNHFGHFLLGVLLAPALERGAQARGAPSRLVSLSSIGHRRSDIVWDDIHYRTRPYEKWGSYGQAKTANSLFAVGFNRRFAGRGINANAVMPGGIMTPLQRHMAREEMVAMGWIDPETGAAREGFKTPEQGASTSIWAAVGPELEGIGGLYLENCAEAAPWSAEAPMAGVMPYALDPESAERLWTVSAETTGAGAQA
- the katG gene encoding catalase/peroxidase HPI, with translation MSSSEGKCPFGHGGRTNVSIQSNAHWWPNRLNLKILSQRSAKVDPMDPGFDYAEAFKKLDLAAVKKDLTALMTESKDWWPADWGHYGPLFIRMTWHSAGTYRISDGRGGGGTGNQRFAPINSWPDNGNLDKARRLLWPIKKKYGNSLSWADLMILAGNVAMESMGFKTFGFAGGRADIWEPEEDINWGPEAEWLGDNRYSGDRELAQPLGAVQMGLIYVNPQGPNGNPDPVASGRDVRETFARMAMNDEETVALVAGGHTFGKAHGAGPDSHVGPEPEGAPMEAAGFGWLSTHGSGKAGDAITSGIEGAWKPNPTKWDNGYFDMLFGYEWELVKSPAGANQWRAKDVRPEHMIPDAHDPSVKHAPMMTTADLSLRFDPIYEPISRRFHKDPQAFADAFARAWFKLTHRDMGPRARYLGPEVPAEVLIWQDPVPAVDHPLVDASDIAALKAEVLASGLAIPELVSTAWASASTFRGSDKRGGANGARIRLAPQKDWEANQPAQLSRVLEALEGVRARFNAAQKGGKKISLADLIVLAGSAAVESAAKAAGQSITVPFTPGRTDATAEQTDADSFAVLEPRADGFRNYRGAGVTAPGEELLVDKAQLLTLTAPEMTALVGGLRVLGANHGGAAHGVFTDRVGVLSNDFFVRVLDMDVAWTPAGDDLFEGRDRSTGKVVRTATRADLVFASNSELRALAEVYAQDDAAGKFTADFVKAWTKVMELDRFDLA